CTGCGATAAGAAGCAGCCACGCGGGAAAAGTGAACTTTATCACAGCGTACCACGCGTAGTGACCGGGTCTTGAACTCAGCCGCTGCTTGGAATCCTCCCACACTCTGGCCCTGTAGGCTCCGTATGCGAATGATAATCCAGACAGCACCGCAAGTATTATGATTATTGTAATCAGCATCAGCAATGCGCTCCGATGTAGTTTATGTTTTTACGCAATAAAACGGATCGGGAAACTCTCCGATCCGTTTCATTATAGTCCTTATTGCAGTATCTTACTTCACGTCGTTAAGAGTAAGAGCCTTGCGGGCTTTCCAGTCTGCTCTTACTTTTTCCCTTTCTGCTTTCGCAAGGGGGATAAGACCTATTTCAGTAAGGAAACCGCCTTCGCCTATCATTTTTTCAGAGAGGAAAAGGTCAACATACTGCTCTATGCCTTTTATTTTGCCAAGGTGGTCGCCTTTCACGTAGAAGAAAAGGCTTCTTGATATGGGGTAAGTGTTGTTAAGTACGTTCTCAGGAGAGGGAAGAACACCGTTCACGCTGACGCCTTTGATTCTGTCTGCGTTTTCCTGAAGGAAGCTGTAACCGAAGATACCTATAGCATTTTTGTCTTTAACAAGTCTCTGAACTATAAGGTTGTCGTTCTCGCCGGAGGGAACATAAACGCCATCCTGACGGATTTTTTTGTAGGGTTTGCCGTATTCTTTGATTTTACCTGTTGCGCCTTCCATAACAAGCTCTTCGAAGGCATCACGTGTGCCGGAAGATGTGGGGGGGCCGTAAACAAGTATGTCTATAGAGGGAAGGCTTTTATCTATATCAGACCATTTTTTGTAGGGGTTTTTTACAAGCTGACCGTTAACAGGAACTTCTTCCGCAACTGCGAGAGCAAGCTGAGCAAGAGTAACATTGAAATCAGCAGCGCTTTTGTTGTGGGCTATTGCGATTCCGTCATAACCGATTTTAATTTCGATTACAGACTTGATTCCAGCATTAAGATCCGCCTCAAGCTCGCTTTTTTTGATTCTGCGTGATGAGTTTGCGATGTCGGGAGCGTCATTGCCAACACCTGCGGCAAAAAGTTTGTGTCCGCCGCCGGAACCAACTGATTCAACAACGGGAGTGGGGTTCTTGGTTGTTGCGCCGAATTCTTCAGCAACATAGCTTGAAAAAGGGAATACTGTGGAAGATCCTACTATCCTGATCTGATCGCGTGCGAATGCGAAACCCGCAGTAAGTGCCGTCATAAGAAGGGCAACTGCGATGAGCCTCATTGTTCTTTTCATTTCCTACCTCCGAGTGAGATGACTTTTGAAGTCAGGTATATAAAAGTTTATTTTTGTGAGGTTCTGATTACGAAAATGTCAGAAAAAAGTTAAAAAAAAGGCCGCTCCATTGAAAAGAAGCGGCCTTAATCTGTCGTATATTTTATTTCCCTAAATCTATAAGCTGTTTATATATCTAGCTCTCCATGAACTTAATCAGGTTGTCCGCCATAGTCCATACACCGCAGGGGCAGACTCCGGCGCAGATTCCGCAGCCGATGCACTTTGAAGCATTTGACACATATTCAAATCTGCCGTCCGCCTCGGTTCTTGTTATCGCCTGCTGGGGGCAGATGTCACGGCAGAAACCGCAGTCACGGCAGAAGCCGCAGCTCATGCAGCGCTTGGTTTCGTCCTCCGCGGGCATTTCCTCAAGGCGGGTCTGGTTCATGGGGTGATAAAACTCATCCTTAACCTTATCCTGAGGGATCATGGGCGCTTTTTTAAACGCATCCAGAGGTCTGCCCTTAAGCAGCCTGTCTATGTTGATCGCAGCCTTGCGTCCGTCGCCCAGAGCGTGGGTGAAAAGACCCTGCTTTATGGCATCGCCGGTGATGAAAACCTTTTCATTTGCCGGGGACTGCATGAACTCGTTCACAAGCGTCATCCCTCTCTCGTTTAGGTATTCCCTGCCGAGAAAGGAAACATCCGGTCTGTCGCCTATGGAGATTATAACAGTGTCCGCCTCTATGAATGAGCCGTCTTTGAAATGAACGCCTTTTTCCGTTACCTTCTCGGTGAACACAGGCCAGAGGATCTTCGCACCGAGTCTTTCGGCATGCTCGATCTCTTTCTCAAAGGCGGCGGGTTTCTGTATATCCACTGCGGTGACTTCCTCAGCACCCATCTGATAAGCGCCGATAACAACATCCATAGCGGCGTTGCCCGCACCTATCACCACAACCTTTTTGCCCGCCGGGGGGTTCTCGCCCCTGTTGATTTTTTTGAGGAAATCAAGACCCTTCACAAGCCTCTCATGCCCCTCAAAAGGGATAACCACAGGGTTGTGCGCACCCACAGCAACCACAACTGCATCGTAGCTGCCGCAGAGTTCTGCAAACATATCTTTATCAACACGGGTGTCTGTCTTCACATTCACGCCTGTATCAAGTATTCTTTTTATCTCGGCACTGAGAACATCTCTAGCCAGCCTGTCTTCGGGGATAACCTGCATCAGCTTGCCGCCGATTACGCTGTCCGCCTCAAGTATGTCAACTGCGTACCCCATCCTTTTCAGGTGAAAGCCCGCAGTAAGACCCGCAGCGCCCGCGCCTATCACAGCCACCTTGCAGCCGTTCGCGGCAGCGGCGGCGGGAAGTGTGACATCCCTGCTGAGCATGCCCATTTCCTTTATCTTGACAGGCACATCAACATTAAGCCTGCTGCATTCGTCCTGACAGAGGTTCGGGCAGACCTGTCCGCACACGGAAGCGGGGAACGGGCTGTGCTCAAGCACAAGCTCCAGAGCCTCCTTAACCTTGCCCTGACGGAGCAGAGCTATCCTCTTCTGAGTGGGGATAAACACGGGGCAGTTATATTCGCACGGCGCTGAGTATTTGGAATTGCGCCATTCGGGTATGCGCAGCCTGTTTGCTCCGGTTTCCACATAGTCGGTAACTTTGAAGTCTTCCTGAACCAGATCACCGAAGATGCCGCCTTCCACCCACTTTTTCAGGCGGAAATCCCTTGCGGACATATATCTGACTTCGTGCCTCTCCTCATGGGTTTTGGCGACTATTTTATGCCACTGCCCCATATCGGAAAGTTCGTTATAGATCTCAGGTTTCTCTATCTTTTCAAGGAAAACACTGAGCCCTTTCGTGAGGAATTCCCTGTCAGCCTCATCAAGCTCAAGCATCCAGACTTCATCCGAAAGGCCGCTCACATGACCTCTCACATACACGGTTCCGCCCACCATGCCTACACAGCTTCTGTCACCGAGGACAGATTCGCCCTCCGCAACACCGTAACCGCAGATTATGGCGTAGCCGCCGCCCATAAATTCAAAGCTGAATGAGCCCACCCTTTTCAGCACCCAGAACTCAGGCGCAGAATAGCGGGGGTCATACTTCATGAGCGCGCCGGAGCGTGTTCCGGTTTTACCCGCAACATATATTTTGCCGGATGCGGCGCAGTGTGCTGTGGTATCGCCGCCGTCACCCTTGAGGATTATTTCGGCTCCGGCATTCAGCCAGCCCACGTCAGCAGGTGCTGAGCCCTCAACTATCACCGTAGTTCCGGGCATACCCATCGAGCCGACCCTCTGTCCGGGGTTTTTCACTTTAAACGTAAGATGCTCGCCGTTTTCCGCCCAGAGAGCGCCGCCTATGTTATGCTGACCGGACGCGTCAACTTCAAACTCGCGAACGCCCGCGTCAAGGTCTTTATATATCTCTTTAAGAAGGTTCTGGGTCGAAACCCTTTTATCGTTTATTACGCCTTTGATATGTGTTTTTCCGCTCATTTCAGCACCCCCTAGCACGCATACTGGATCTGGAGTCTGTCCGCCACAGCCTTGTCCTCGCTGATGAGGCAGTCTGACCTGCCCACGGGGAGCGAACTGTTGCCGATGGGTGCGAGGAGCTTTTTAAGCTCACTGTCAACGGAGAGGAAGTAGTTGACTATGTTCTCCGCCACTCTGTCTATATCAAGCCTCTTGACCAGAGTCGGGTTCTGTGTGGTTATACCCACAGGGCACAGGCCTGTGTTGCAGGCGTTGCATTTGCCGTGGTCATTGCCCACGCAGCCCGCGAGCTGGAGCATGAGTTTTCCGGTGAATACCCCGTTCGCACCGAGGGCTATCATCTTGAAGGCATCCGCAGCGAGGTTGCCCGTCTGCCCCAGACCGCCCGCACCCCAGAGAGGTATCTGCGACTGTTTGCCCTGATGCGTGGCAGCGAGGTAACAGTCACGGAGCTTGGAGACTATCGGATGACCTGTGTGATCAAGGGAAACCTCGTTCGCCGCTCCGGTTCCGCCGAGTATGCCGTCCAGAAAGAAACCGCCAACTATGTTGTACGGATCGCGCAGTAGGTTATTGTAAACCGAAACGCTGGTGGCGCTTGCCGCAACCTTGATAGCCACCGGAACCTTGAACTTGAACGCTGAGTTGAACGTGAGGAACATCTTCTGCACGCTCTCCTCAATCGAGTAAAGCCCCTGATGGTTCGGGGGGCTGAGAAGATCAGTCTTGGGAACGCCTCTGATCTCCTGAATATGGCTGGCAACCTTTTTAGCCTGAAGCAGACCGCCGTCACCGGGTTTTGCGCCCTGACCTATTTTGATCAGCACACCGCCGGGGAGTTCCTGCATATAAGGCATGGAGTTTATGATCCTGTTCCAGCCGAAGTGACCGGAAGCGATCTGGAGTATCGTATATTTAAGGAATCTTGATTTCAGAAGTCTTATGGGAACGCCGCCCTCGCCGCTGCACATGCGCACGGGGAGTCCGCATTCCTCGTTAAGGTAAGCTGTGGCTATTGCCATGGCCTCCCACATCCTCCATGAAAGTGCGCCTATAGACATATCGCCTATGATAACCGGATATATCCAGTTCATAGGGGGGAGAACTGAGGAATCTATTTTCAGCCTTCCGTTTTCCAGCGTGAAAGGAAGCTCGTCTGCGGGAAGAATCCTGCCGAAAGGTGCAAGCATGTCAAAGGTGTGTCTGGATGCGTCCAGAGAGGGG
The genomic region above belongs to Geovibrio ferrireducens and contains:
- a CDS encoding glutamate synthase-related protein, encoding MATMRVNEISRDDLDWQINYSSDRCTMCGSCVAACPFEAIEAGMEKRRKVVSDYLTPEPKVEFKAVPVIKQKVDVYKFCRGCGVCERVCPNTAIKPVRNEDARFTIKYRGMLADPFKRGGRANLSTGVRTLDKIRVGRISQMTDPSLDASRHTFDMLAPFGRILPADELPFTLENGRLKIDSSVLPPMNWIYPVIIGDMSIGALSWRMWEAMAIATAYLNEECGLPVRMCSGEGGVPIRLLKSRFLKYTILQIASGHFGWNRIINSMPYMQELPGGVLIKIGQGAKPGDGGLLQAKKVASHIQEIRGVPKTDLLSPPNHQGLYSIEESVQKMFLTFNSAFKFKVPVAIKVAASATSVSVYNNLLRDPYNIVGGFFLDGILGGTGAANEVSLDHTGHPIVSKLRDCYLAATHQGKQSQIPLWGAGGLGQTGNLAADAFKMIALGANGVFTGKLMLQLAGCVGNDHGKCNACNTGLCPVGITTQNPTLVKRLDIDRVAENIVNYFLSVDSELKKLLAPIGNSSLPVGRSDCLISEDKAVADRLQIQYAC
- a CDS encoding FAD-dependent oxidoreductase, which codes for MSGKTHIKGVINDKRVSTQNLLKEIYKDLDAGVREFEVDASGQHNIGGALWAENGEHLTFKVKNPGQRVGSMGMPGTTVIVEGSAPADVGWLNAGAEIILKGDGGDTTAHCAASGKIYVAGKTGTRSGALMKYDPRYSAPEFWVLKRVGSFSFEFMGGGYAIICGYGVAEGESVLGDRSCVGMVGGTVYVRGHVSGLSDEVWMLELDEADREFLTKGLSVFLEKIEKPEIYNELSDMGQWHKIVAKTHEERHEVRYMSARDFRLKKWVEGGIFGDLVQEDFKVTDYVETGANRLRIPEWRNSKYSAPCEYNCPVFIPTQKRIALLRQGKVKEALELVLEHSPFPASVCGQVCPNLCQDECSRLNVDVPVKIKEMGMLSRDVTLPAAAAANGCKVAVIGAGAAGLTAGFHLKRMGYAVDILEADSVIGGKLMQVIPEDRLARDVLSAEIKRILDTGVNVKTDTRVDKDMFAELCGSYDAVVVAVGAHNPVVIPFEGHERLVKGLDFLKKINRGENPPAGKKVVVIGAGNAAMDVVIGAYQMGAEEVTAVDIQKPAAFEKEIEHAERLGAKILWPVFTEKVTEKGVHFKDGSFIEADTVIISIGDRPDVSFLGREYLNERGMTLVNEFMQSPANEKVFITGDAIKQGLFTHALGDGRKAAINIDRLLKGRPLDAFKKAPMIPQDKVKDEFYHPMNQTRLEEMPAEDETKRCMSCGFCRDCGFCRDICPQQAITRTEADGRFEYVSNASKCIGCGICAGVCPCGVWTMADNLIKFMES
- a CDS encoding PstS family phosphate ABC transporter substrate-binding protein, with protein sequence MKRTMRLIAVALLMTALTAGFAFARDQIRIVGSSTVFPFSSYVAEEFGATTKNPTPVVESVGSGGGHKLFAAGVGNDAPDIANSSRRIKKSELEADLNAGIKSVIEIKIGYDGIAIAHNKSAADFNVTLAQLALAVAEEVPVNGQLVKNPYKKWSDIDKSLPSIDILVYGPPTSSGTRDAFEELVMEGATGKIKEYGKPYKKIRQDGVYVPSGENDNLIVQRLVKDKNAIGIFGYSFLQENADRIKGVSVNGVLPSPENVLNNTYPISRSLFFYVKGDHLGKIKGIEQYVDLFLSEKMIGEGGFLTEIGLIPLAKAEREKVRADWKARKALTLNDVK